One Prosthecobacter dejongeii DNA window includes the following coding sequences:
- a CDS encoding GAF domain-containing protein translates to MKPLRLLLIEDSEDDALLILKYLERHGYECMTRQVMTARDLQVALQAERWDIILCDYVMPGFDALAALEIVRQQQVDTPVIIVSGTVGEDVAVASLKHGAHDYILKQNLTRLGPAVDSELGAASAGRYSRLLEAITVSHSEVLEMILSGSALTPILDHIALRIEKLSQGGALCSILLMDAHGTHLLPGSAPHLPPAYTAAITPLAIGANVGSCGRAAALKETVVIEDITTHPHWASVRAVAMEHGLRACWSVPVFSSGREVVGTMAIYYRTRRAPTVDELRWVESAAKLVGVAIERCRSEVRLREHLDELLRWQNAMLNREDRVQQLKAEVNELLLRLGEPVRYASQA, encoded by the coding sequence ATGAAACCACTAAGACTGCTCTTGATCGAAGACTCCGAGGACGATGCGTTGCTCATCCTCAAATATCTCGAACGTCATGGTTATGAGTGCATGACGCGACAGGTGATGACGGCGCGGGATCTCCAGGTGGCCCTGCAAGCCGAGCGCTGGGACATCATCCTTTGTGACTATGTGATGCCGGGGTTTGATGCGCTGGCCGCGCTAGAAATCGTGCGCCAGCAGCAGGTGGATACGCCGGTGATCATCGTCTCCGGCACCGTGGGGGAGGATGTGGCAGTGGCCTCGCTGAAGCATGGAGCTCATGATTACATCCTGAAGCAGAACCTGACGCGCCTGGGGCCTGCGGTGGACAGTGAGCTGGGGGCTGCCTCTGCAGGCAGGTACAGCCGCCTGCTGGAGGCCATCACCGTCAGCCATTCCGAGGTGCTGGAGATGATCCTTTCTGGCTCTGCTCTGACGCCCATTTTAGACCACATCGCCCTGCGGATTGAGAAGCTGAGCCAGGGCGGGGCGCTATGCTCCATCTTACTGATGGATGCGCATGGCACTCACCTGCTACCGGGGTCGGCTCCCCATCTCCCACCGGCTTACACGGCTGCAATCACGCCGCTAGCCATCGGTGCAAACGTGGGGTCCTGTGGGCGGGCGGCGGCGCTGAAGGAGACCGTGGTCATCGAAGACATCACCACTCATCCGCACTGGGCCTCTGTGCGGGCTGTGGCGATGGAGCATGGTTTGCGGGCCTGCTGGTCTGTGCCAGTGTTTTCCTCGGGGCGTGAAGTGGTGGGCACCATGGCCATCTACTACCGCACGCGGCGCGCACCGACGGTGGACGAGCTACGGTGGGTGGAGTCGGCTGCGAAGCTGGTGGGGGTGGCCATCGAGCGATGCCGCTCGGAGGTGCGCCTGCGGGAGCATTTAGACGAACTGCTGCGGTGGCAAAATGCGATGTTAAATCGTGAAGACCGCGTGCAGCAGCTTAAAGCTGAGGTAAATGAATTGCTCCTGCGTCTGGGGGAACCCGTCCGTTACGCCAGCCAGGCCTGA
- a CDS encoding response regulator, whose translation MNSKVILLVEDNPDDEELTLMALQKNNILNEVVVARDGVEALDYLFGEGAGSFPQRRLLPTLILLDLKLPKVDGLEVLKRIRSDDRTRMLPVVVLTSSREERDLLESYSLGCNSYVRKPVDFAQFVEATRQLGLYWLLLNEGPPVKP comes from the coding sequence ATGAATTCTAAAGTCATTTTGCTGGTCGAGGATAATCCTGATGATGAGGAGCTGACGCTGATGGCGTTGCAAAAGAACAACATCCTCAACGAGGTGGTGGTGGCGAGGGATGGAGTGGAGGCGCTGGACTATTTATTTGGCGAAGGAGCAGGCAGTTTTCCGCAGCGGCGCCTGCTGCCCACGCTCATTTTGCTGGATCTGAAGCTGCCAAAAGTGGATGGGCTGGAGGTGCTGAAACGCATCCGCTCAGACGACCGCACACGCATGCTGCCCGTGGTGGTGCTGACCTCTTCCCGCGAGGAGCGTGACCTTTTGGAAAGTTACTCCCTGGGCTGCAACAGCTATGTGCGCAAGCCTGTGGACTTTGCCCAGTTTGTAGAAGCAACACGCCAGTTAGGCCTATACTGGCTGCTGCTCAATGAGGGACCTCCTGTGAAGCCATGA